The following coding sequences are from one Myxococcus guangdongensis window:
- the drmB gene encoding DUF1998 domain-containing protein produces the protein MTNRRKWTRARSTRPPDGRVRQSQVVSTFGPGSMLDLLNDAVLVGGLDFWRLKGQGEVVNEPRLLEIVEPLYHRNKWPLSKEAPFRKPPAGDEREPTESCGIQVYEFPRWFVCQNPHCRTLVRANSLERVNQEYRHRCAGVDAKPERCVPVRFVTACPRGHLSDIDWTWWMHERKPCDAPQLKLEEGVSGDFSDIEVACSTCGKRRRLIDMTHKEQQDRCDGERPWLGLEARERCDEKQRLLVRTASNGYFAQTTSAITIPEPESLRRKVQSAWSILQSATAETLPAFRTIPQVQAALGSASNGEVLAAITAEREHMPEAVPEIRTAEWLQFLAQPQEKPGEMPRDRTEVFWARRIARPQGLPPLVERVVLARRLREVQAQVGFTRLEPLSKDLQGRYDLDVALAPMSLHRDWVPVTEMQGEGMLLVLDEQQVHAWEMSEPVLRREEVLRAGYERWKQGSGSKLPFPGVRLYLLHSLAHLLMTQVALECGYPASSIRERLYCAPHSDAVPMAGILLMTGTTGAEGTLGGLVEEGRRLGQHLARALEDARLCSNDPVCAHHEPTGRDDRDLEGAACHGCLFLPECSCERFNQYLDRALVVPTLGHEDVAFLKASWT, from the coding sequence ATGACGAACCGTAGGAAGTGGACCCGGGCCCGCTCGACGCGGCCTCCGGATGGGCGCGTGCGCCAGAGCCAGGTGGTCTCCACCTTCGGTCCGGGCAGCATGCTGGACCTGCTGAACGATGCAGTCTTGGTGGGCGGCCTGGACTTCTGGCGGCTCAAGGGGCAGGGCGAGGTGGTCAACGAACCACGGCTCCTGGAGATCGTCGAACCGCTGTACCACCGCAACAAGTGGCCGCTCAGCAAGGAGGCTCCCTTCCGCAAGCCCCCGGCTGGCGACGAGCGAGAGCCGACGGAGTCCTGCGGCATCCAGGTGTATGAGTTCCCGCGCTGGTTCGTCTGCCAGAACCCCCACTGCCGCACGCTGGTTCGGGCCAACAGCCTGGAGCGCGTGAACCAGGAGTACCGCCACCGCTGCGCGGGTGTGGACGCGAAGCCCGAGCGCTGCGTTCCGGTGCGCTTCGTCACGGCCTGTCCTCGGGGACACCTGTCGGACATCGACTGGACCTGGTGGATGCACGAGCGCAAGCCTTGCGACGCCCCTCAGCTCAAGCTCGAGGAGGGGGTGAGTGGTGATTTCAGTGACATCGAGGTCGCGTGCTCGACGTGCGGCAAGCGCAGGCGCCTCATCGACATGACCCACAAGGAGCAGCAGGACCGCTGCGACGGGGAGCGGCCCTGGCTGGGATTGGAGGCGCGGGAGCGCTGCGACGAGAAGCAGCGACTGCTGGTCCGCACCGCCAGCAACGGCTACTTCGCGCAGACCACCAGCGCCATCACCATCCCTGAGCCGGAGTCGCTCCGGCGCAAGGTGCAGTCCGCGTGGAGCATCCTCCAGTCCGCCACCGCGGAGACGCTGCCGGCCTTCCGGACCATCCCCCAGGTTCAGGCGGCGCTGGGCTCCGCCTCCAACGGGGAGGTGCTGGCGGCCATCACCGCGGAGCGCGAGCACATGCCCGAAGCCGTCCCGGAGATTCGCACCGCGGAGTGGCTCCAGTTCCTCGCGCAGCCTCAAGAGAAGCCTGGCGAGATGCCCAGGGATCGCACCGAGGTCTTCTGGGCCCGGCGCATCGCTCGGCCCCAGGGACTGCCCCCGCTGGTCGAACGCGTGGTGCTGGCGCGGCGGCTGCGGGAGGTCCAGGCCCAGGTCGGCTTCACGCGGCTGGAGCCCCTCTCGAAGGACCTCCAGGGCCGCTACGACCTGGACGTGGCGCTCGCGCCGATGTCGCTCCACCGGGACTGGGTCCCCGTCACGGAGATGCAGGGCGAGGGCATGCTGCTGGTGCTCGACGAGCAGCAGGTGCATGCCTGGGAGATGTCCGAGCCCGTGCTGCGGCGCGAAGAGGTGCTCCGGGCAGGATATGAGCGCTGGAAGCAGGGCTCCGGTTCGAAGCTCCCGTTCCCGGGCGTGCGGCTCTACCTGCTCCATTCGCTGGCGCACCTGTTGATGACCCAGGTGGCGCTGGAGTGTGGCTATCCCGCGAGCTCCATCCGCGAGCGGCTCTACTGCGCGCCGCACAGCGACGCCGTCCCCATGGCGGGCATCTTGTTGATGACGGGCACCACGGGCGCGGAAGGCACGCTGGGCGGTCTGGTGGAGGAGGGGAGGCGGCTGGGGCAGCACCTCGCCCGGGCGCTGGAGGATGCACGCTTGTGCTCCAACGACCCTGTCTGCGCGCATCACGAACCCACGGGCCGTGATGACCGCGACCTGGAGGGCGCCGCGTGCCACGGGTGCCTCTTCCTCCCCGAGTGCTCCTGCGAGCGTTTCAATCAGTATCTCGACCGCGCGCTCGTCGTGCCCACGCTGGGCCACGAGGACGTTGCCTTCCTGAAAGCGTCGTGGACCTGA
- a CDS encoding SGNH/GDSL hydrolase family protein, producing the protein MYRCMQAVFATVLCITLACGSPEGNRQDVPQQTGSEAKALTDPYNPLAEGIRWYQSSRFSSGENESASYLHPDANDGYFITLNGCPPELEDGGYSLFGYNFTWTISGTTIDTGGLCKINHTFPTQGAYDVRLKITYAEFVVSGPIQTAEYQRFVTIRDYLVVSLGDSYGSGEGAPDVVANWDNDTHPVWKNARCHRSFKAPAARAALALESSDPHSSVTFLSLACSGATLQRTTYKDENWTGAPIWSIHDGFATASDGPPRGSGILGPYVGVEAPAYQHGAWNPEHYMPSQVDRLEALVGNRPIDALVLSAGGNDVGFADILRFCVVHTDCHQGNDGQELRSKVDVLKAALPASYDLFQATLKQKGFDVRSTYLMEYPDFVRGNSGQVCPAILEETNFLPSLGADASYGELVYLDGYVRVPLMNMMQEAAERHGWNYVSGISDAFAGVGTGVGHGLCASPSNRWVNNGYDAAANQGPEDSEQDTTGTAHPNETGYAVMTVFLQEKMDVTLPPLPRVGILKSNGEVHAHEGGAASDWVPQSGDIQAVALAGSRIGVLKLNGDFYLKDGAITELWNLVTGDVASITLSGKRIGIIKTNGEAYVKEGAWDAPWVLMSGDVKALALSGKRIGMLKTNGQFYLKDGALTELWDLVTGDVASIALSGKRIGIIKTNTDAHVKEGAWDAPWVALGTSSKAIALTENRVGVLRLNGEFVLREGALTSAWNVVTGDVASISLSGRRIGIVKTDGNGYVKEGAWTELWTWQTTTTTKLVLATP; encoded by the coding sequence ATGTATCGTTGTATGCAAGCCGTGTTCGCCACGGTCCTGTGCATCACCCTGGCGTGTGGTTCCCCTGAAGGCAACCGCCAGGATGTGCCGCAGCAGACGGGGTCGGAGGCAAAGGCGCTCACCGACCCGTACAATCCCTTGGCCGAGGGCATTCGTTGGTATCAGAGTTCCCGCTTCTCCAGCGGAGAAAACGAGTCCGCGAGCTATCTCCATCCAGATGCCAACGACGGCTACTTCATCACGTTGAATGGCTGTCCTCCGGAGCTCGAGGACGGCGGCTATTCCCTCTTTGGCTATAACTTCACCTGGACCATCTCCGGCACGACCATCGACACGGGGGGCCTCTGTAAGATCAACCATACCTTCCCCACCCAGGGCGCCTATGACGTCCGCCTGAAGATCACCTACGCGGAGTTCGTGGTGAGCGGGCCGATTCAAACCGCGGAGTACCAACGGTTCGTGACGATTCGGGACTACCTCGTCGTGAGCCTGGGTGACTCCTATGGCTCTGGGGAAGGGGCTCCGGACGTCGTGGCGAACTGGGACAACGACACGCACCCGGTCTGGAAGAATGCGCGATGCCATCGCTCCTTCAAGGCCCCGGCGGCGCGGGCCGCGCTGGCCCTGGAGTCGAGTGATCCTCACTCCTCCGTGACCTTCCTGTCACTGGCGTGCTCCGGCGCGACCCTCCAGCGGACGACCTACAAGGACGAGAACTGGACCGGTGCTCCCATCTGGAGCATCCACGACGGCTTCGCCACCGCCAGCGACGGGCCGCCCCGTGGCTCGGGAATCCTCGGCCCCTATGTGGGCGTCGAGGCCCCCGCCTACCAGCACGGCGCCTGGAATCCCGAGCACTACATGCCCTCGCAGGTCGACAGGCTCGAGGCGCTGGTGGGCAATCGCCCCATCGACGCGCTCGTCCTCAGCGCCGGCGGCAATGACGTGGGCTTCGCAGACATCCTCCGGTTCTGTGTCGTGCACACGGATTGCCACCAGGGCAACGACGGGCAGGAGCTGCGCTCCAAGGTCGATGTGCTCAAGGCCGCCCTGCCCGCGAGCTATGACCTGTTCCAAGCGACGCTCAAGCAGAAGGGCTTCGATGTGCGCAGCACGTACCTCATGGAGTATCCGGACTTCGTGCGTGGCAACTCGGGGCAGGTCTGCCCGGCCATCCTGGAGGAGACGAACTTCCTGCCCAGCCTTGGTGCGGACGCGTCCTATGGAGAGCTGGTGTACCTGGATGGCTATGTCCGGGTGCCCCTGATGAACATGATGCAGGAGGCCGCCGAGCGCCATGGCTGGAACTACGTGTCGGGCATCTCCGATGCGTTCGCGGGAGTCGGCACTGGCGTGGGCCACGGGCTGTGCGCCTCACCCAGCAATCGCTGGGTGAACAACGGCTACGACGCGGCCGCGAATCAAGGGCCGGAGGACAGCGAGCAGGATACCACGGGCACCGCGCACCCCAACGAGACGGGCTACGCCGTCATGACGGTCTTCCTCCAGGAGAAGATGGACGTCACCCTCCCGCCCCTTCCTCGCGTGGGCATCCTGAAGAGCAACGGGGAAGTGCACGCGCACGAGGGTGGCGCCGCCTCCGATTGGGTCCCTCAGTCCGGTGACATCCAGGCGGTGGCCTTGGCCGGCAGCCGCATCGGCGTGCTGAAGCTGAACGGTGACTTCTACCTGAAGGACGGCGCCATCACCGAGCTGTGGAACCTGGTGACGGGCGACGTGGCCTCCATCACGCTGTCGGGCAAGCGCATTGGCATCATCAAGACGAACGGCGAGGCCTACGTGAAGGAAGGCGCGTGGGACGCCCCCTGGGTCCTGATGAGCGGCGACGTCAAGGCCCTCGCCCTGTCTGGCAAGCGCATCGGCATGCTGAAGACCAATGGCCAGTTCTACCTGAAGGACGGAGCCCTCACCGAGCTGTGGGACCTGGTGACGGGGGACGTGGCGTCCATCGCGCTGTCGGGCAAGCGCATCGGCATCATCAAGACGAACACCGATGCCCACGTGAAGGAAGGCGCCTGGGACGCCCCCTGGGTCGCGCTGGGAACCAGCAGCAAGGCCATCGCGCTGACGGAGAACCGCGTGGGCGTGCTGCGGCTCAACGGTGAGTTCGTGCTCAGGGAAGGCGCGCTCACCTCGGCCTGGAACGTGGTGACGGGGGACGTGGCGTCCATCTCGCTGTCGGGCCGGCGCATCGGCATCGTCAAGACGGATGGCAATGGATACGTGAAGGAAGGCGCGTGGACCGAGCTCTGGACCTGGCAGACCACGACCACCACGAAGCTCGTCCTGGCCACGCCGTAG